A single Argentina anserina chromosome 7, drPotAnse1.1, whole genome shotgun sequence DNA region contains:
- the LOC126804143 gene encoding peroxidase 66 has product MAAFAPKTIFFCTFLLLLHTLPQSRAALDAHYYEKTCPQAEKIIFQTVYNASMHDPKVPARILRMFFHDCFIRGCDASLLLDSTPGNQAEKDGPPNISVRSFYVIEEAKAKLEAACPHIVSCADIVGIAARDVVTMSRGPYWTVLKGRKDGRVSRANETINLPAPTFNVSQLIQSFAKRGLGVKELVALSGGHTLGFSHCSSFEARLRNFDSVHDVDPSMDSEFALKLRKQCPKPNRNHSAGELLDSTSSIFDNDYFKRLLGGKGVFGSDQALFGDYRTKWIVESYAKDQSLFFKDFAASMVKLGNVGVLGNGEVRVNCKVVN; this is encoded by the exons ATGGCTGCGTTTGCACCAAAAACCATTTTCTTCTGCACGTTTTTGCTTCTTTTACATACTCTTCCACAATCAAGAGCCGCACTCGATGCTCACTATTATGAAAAAACATGTCCTCAAGCTGAGAAAATCATATTTCAGACGGTATACAATGCTTCCATGCATGACCCTAAAGTCCCAGCTCGTATCTTGAGGATGTTCTTCCATGATTGCTTTATAAGG GGCTGTGATGCATCTTTGCTGCTTGACTCAACCCCAGGGAACCAAGCAGAGAAAGATGGCCCTCCCAATATTTCAGTCCGATCATTCTACGTGATCGAAGAGGCCAAAGCTAAGCTAGAAGCCGCATGTCCACATATCGTTTCTTGTGCTGATATAGTAGGCATTGCTGCAAGGGATGTAGTGACCATG TCTCGAGGCCCCTATTGGACTGTGctaaaaggaagaaaagaCGGAAGGGTGTCAAGGGCTAACGAGACCATCAACCTACCAGCTCCGACCTTTAATGTAAGCCAACTGATTCAAAGCTTTGCCAAGAGAGGTTTAGGAGTTAAAGAATTGGTAGCTCTATCTGGTGGCCACACTCTAGGGTTTTCGCATTGTTCTTCCTTCGAAGCCCGTCTTCGCAACTTTGATTCAGTCCATGATGTTGACCCCAGCATGGATAGTGAGTTTGCTTTAAAGCTGAGAAAGCAATGCCCTAAACCAAACAGGAATCACAGCGCCGGGGAGTTGTTGGACTCGACGTCCTCAATCTTCGACAACGATTATTTCAAGCGACTACTAGGAGGAAAGGGCGTATTTGGATCGGACCAAGCATTGTTTGGTGATTACAGGACTAAATGGATTGTGGAATCGTATGCCAAAGATCAAAGTTTGTTCTTTAAAGACTTTGCAGCTTCTATGGTGAAACTAGGTAATGTTGGAGTACTTGGGAATGGAGAAGTAAGAGTGAATTGCAAAGTGGTAAACTGA
- the LOC126804151 gene encoding uncharacterized protein LOC126804151 yields MAETETRKRKMGERREADSGSRKTTPTWPTVKPKQNSQITRLKDNDLFTVPNFFTSAESKAFVNVAESIGFVHQGSLGPTKGEAFRDNDRISVNDPVLADSIWNSGLSKLFSDIKIRREVAVGLNPNIRFYRYKAGQRFGRHIDESVDLEDGKRTHYTLLIYLSGGSKPKAKNDVSSAQVSSLEPLVGGETVFYGSRNSVVAEVAPMEGMALLHLHGHKCMLHEARNVTKGIKYVFRSDVVFA; encoded by the exons ATGGCTGAAACAGAAACAAGAAAGAGGAAGatgggagagagaagagaagctGATTCCGGTTCCAGAAAGACAACACCAACGTGGCCAACAGTCAAACCGAAACAAAATAGTCAGATAACCCGTCTCAAAGACAATGATCTTTTCACT GTACCCAATTTCTTCACATCTGCAGAATCGAAGGCTTTTGTTAATGTTGCAGAGTCTATTGGGTTTGTTCACCAAGGAAGTCTTGGCCCAACGAAAGGTGAAGCGTTTAGAGACAATGATAGAATCTCTGTTAACGATCCTGTTCTTGCTGATTCAATATGGAATTCTGGGCTCAGTAAATTGTTTTCTGACATCAAAATTCGACGGGAGGTTGCTGTAGGCTTGAATCCTAATATCAGATTCTATAG GTACAAGGCTGGTCAGCGATTTGGGAGGCATATTGATGAAAGTGTTGATCTTGAAGATGGAAAACGCACACATTATACTTTGTTGATATATTTGAGTGGTGGTTCTAAACCGAAAGCGAAAAATGATGTGAGTAGTGCTCAGGTTTCATCCTTGGAGCCTCTGGTTGGAGGAGAGACCGTCTTCTATGGCTCAAGGAATAGTGTTGTGGCTGAG GTGGCTCCCATGGAAGGGATGGCGCTTCTACACTTGCATGGGCACAAATGTATGCTGCATGAAGCTCGAAATGTTACTAAGGGTATCAAGTATGTGTTTCGTTCAGATGTTGTATTTGCTTGA
- the LOC126804154 gene encoding MADS-box protein AGL42-like isoform X2: protein MVRGKIEMKRIENATSRQVTFSKRRSGLLKKAYELSVLCDAEVAVIVFSQKGRLYEFSSTDVQKTIKRYHKHAKGAQTNTTEVERYMQQMMHDSAEMAKNIEILEASQRRLLGHDLNSCSAQELNQISSQLERSLLIVRERKAQLFMDQIERLRAQERILLEENAKLHMEYGARPSEQHVVQGKGVGAASYNWMNSSQISSSQTISDSDLVETGLFIGPPVVRCE from the exons ATGGTGAGGGGGAAAATAGAGATGAAAAGAATTGAAAATGCGACAAGCAGGCAGGTAACCTTTTCAAAACGTCGAAGTGGGCTGTTGAAGAAGGCTTATGAGCTTTCGGTTCTCTGCGATGCTGAAGTTGCAGTCATCGTGTTCTCTCAGAAGGGCAGACTCTATGAGTTTTCCAGCACTGA CGTGCAAAAGACTATAAAACGATACCATAAACATGCAAAAGGTGCGCAAACCAACACTACCGAAGTGGAACGGTATATGCAG CAAATGATGCATGATTCAGCTGAAATGGCCAAGAATATTGAGATCTTAGAAGCCTCTCAACG GAGGCTTTTGGGGCATGACTTGAATTCTTGCTCAGCTCAAGAACTTAATCAGATAAGTAGCCAACTCGAACGAAGCCTGCTCATTGTACGAGAGAGAAAG GCTCAGCTGTTCATGGATCAGATAGAACGACTAAGAGCACAG GAGCGGATCCTCTTAGAAGAGAATGCAAAACTTCACATGGAG TATGGTGCGAGGCCTTCGGAGCAGCATGTAGTTCAAGGAAAAGGAGTTGGAGCGGCAAGTTATAACTGGATGAATAGTAGTCAAATTAGCAGCAGCCAAACAATTAGTGATTCAGATCTGGTAGAGACTGGATTGTTCATCGGACCGCCAGTGGTGCGCTGTGAATAA
- the LOC126804154 gene encoding MADS-box protein AGL42-like isoform X1, with amino-acid sequence MENNGREEMVRGKIEMKRIENATSRQVTFSKRRSGLLKKAYELSVLCDAEVAVIVFSQKGRLYEFSSTDVQKTIKRYHKHAKGAQTNTTEVERYMQQMMHDSAEMAKNIEILEASQRRLLGHDLNSCSAQELNQISSQLERSLLIVRERKAQLFMDQIERLRAQERILLEENAKLHMEYGARPSEQHVVQGKGVGAASYNWMNSSQISSSQTISDSDLVETGLFIGPPVVRCE; translated from the exons ATGGAGAATAATGGAAGAGAG GAGATGGTGAGGGGGAAAATAGAGATGAAAAGAATTGAAAATGCGACAAGCAGGCAGGTAACCTTTTCAAAACGTCGAAGTGGGCTGTTGAAGAAGGCTTATGAGCTTTCGGTTCTCTGCGATGCTGAAGTTGCAGTCATCGTGTTCTCTCAGAAGGGCAGACTCTATGAGTTTTCCAGCACTGA CGTGCAAAAGACTATAAAACGATACCATAAACATGCAAAAGGTGCGCAAACCAACACTACCGAAGTGGAACGGTATATGCAG CAAATGATGCATGATTCAGCTGAAATGGCCAAGAATATTGAGATCTTAGAAGCCTCTCAACG GAGGCTTTTGGGGCATGACTTGAATTCTTGCTCAGCTCAAGAACTTAATCAGATAAGTAGCCAACTCGAACGAAGCCTGCTCATTGTACGAGAGAGAAAG GCTCAGCTGTTCATGGATCAGATAGAACGACTAAGAGCACAG GAGCGGATCCTCTTAGAAGAGAATGCAAAACTTCACATGGAG TATGGTGCGAGGCCTTCGGAGCAGCATGTAGTTCAAGGAAAAGGAGTTGGAGCGGCAAGTTATAACTGGATGAATAGTAGTCAAATTAGCAGCAGCCAAACAATTAGTGATTCAGATCTGGTAGAGACTGGATTGTTCATCGGACCGCCAGTGGTGCGCTGTGAATAA
- the LOC126803828 gene encoding uncharacterized protein LOC126803828 has protein sequence MGWGGRASKRGYGDGGQRERDTTTSGCMCAVFQFFDFHQLQFPNLHQQQHSLRPEDLTIPKGVEAPRNSLDSSEGGASLSSITKEEESLHSPILKIQQIKTSGGTVSDSSSCSPGTKTPSLVARLMGLDLLPESHSPSSTSSLTPNPHSISKPHLNLHPLRSSRQTLQNTKDNNAAGTRSLPETPRISSARRSDVDHHHRLSLQINKENISVGEELEFSKLSSFKRKELLKSIIGDNESGRSPSHYARQIVKQVKETVSRKVGLVDITNTTRNDRDLLSHQLKSRKATQDANAGKPAIPSSCSPRLRLSEAKAIKPNNTNTTSTTCKDQLQVLPPKPNSAKVQAKPKPQPAQEQKPPQATLIQKRRKIVDEGFSPAKLKKQEEAFVRPSTAPTRAQQQCKKTQLISNNLLNLHNVPTLLPIKKDPSPPASKLPQKQLSSSTSQQLQDRYKIDQASSSSPVLAARCKNVDVVPNCLAATRTTGAGVVVGISAAVRQYVTRILCRTGIDKDTQVSFTNWFSPSHPLDPSIFYHLETSVASFTSNHPSQLGLRCNRKLVFHVVDEILVEILRPYLNLKPWVSSTSVTQYGYKGSKLIDVVCYKLQSFPGADCRVLEDIDALIDEDLPEAKVQSVMALAFEEEGEGVVREIEKDILDTLVHETAMCLRF, from the exons ATGGGTTGGGGTGGAAGAGCCTCCAAGAGAGGTTACGGAGATGGTGgacaaagagagagagacaccACCACTTCTGGTTGCATGTGTGCTGTTTTCCAGTTCTTCGACTTCCATCAGCTTCAATTTCCTAATTTACACCAGCAACAACACTCTCTCCGCCCAGAAGATCTCACTATCCCCAAAG GTGTTGAAGCACCAAGGAACAGCTTGGATTCATCTGAGGGAGGGGCTTCATTGTCATCTAtcacaaaagaagaagaaagcttGCACAGTCCT ATTTTGAAAATCCAACAGATCAAAACAAGTGGTGGCACAGTATCAGATAGCAGCAGCTGCTCACCAGGAACAAAGACTCCAAGTCTAGTAGCAAGACTAATGGGTCTTGACCTTCTTCCAGAATCTCACTCACCCTCTTCTACTTCGTCATTAACCCCAAATCCACATTCCATTTCAAAACCTCATTTGAATCTACACCCGCTTCGTTCTTCTCGCCAAACCCTCCAAAACACCAAAGACAATAATGCAGCAGGTACTCGCTCGCTACCGGAGACTCCTAGAATATCATCAGCTAGAAGATCGGACGTTGATCACCACCACCGCCTTTCGCTTCAGATCAACAAAGAGAACATATCCGTTGGCGAGGAGTTGGAGTTTTCGAAGCTGTCGTCTTTTAAAAGGAAAGAGCTACTCAAGAGTATTATTGGAGACAATGAGAGTGGCAGGAGCCCAAGTCACTACGCTAGGCAGATTGTTAAACAGGTTAAAGAGACTGTAAGCAGGAAAGTTGGATTGGTCGACATCACAAACACCACGAGAAATGATCGAGACCTCCTCAGTCACCAACTCAAATCGAGAAAAGCCACGCAAGACGCAAATGCCGGAAAACCAGCAATACCTTCTTCTTGCTCCCCAAGGCTCAGATTGTCGGAGGCCAAGGCCATCAAACCAAACAATACTAATACAACATCAACAACTTGCAAGGACCAACTCCAAGTTCTGCCTCCAAAACCAAACAGTGCCAAGGTTCAAGCCAAGCCAAAGCCTCAACCAGCGCAAGAACAGAAGCCACCGCAGGCCACATTAATTCAGAAGCGCCGGAAAATTGTTGACGAAGGGTTTAGTCCAGCAAAGTTGAAGAAGCAAGAAGAAGCGTTCGTTCGTCCATCAACGGCTCCCACAAGAGCTCAGCAGCAATGCAAGAAAACGCAACTGATCTCGAACAATCTTCTCAATCTCCACAATGTCCCAACTCTTCTTCCGATCAAGAAAGACCCTTCACCGCCGGCGTCCAAACTCCCGCAAAAACAG TTATCTAGTTCTACGAGCCAGCAGCTGCAGGATCGGTACAAAATAGATCAAGCCTCCTCCTCGAGCCCTGTGCTCGCTGCCCGTTGCAAAAACGTCGACGTAGTACCTAACTGTCTCGCCGCCACCAGAACCACCGGCGCTGGTGTTGTTGTTGGAATATCAGCAGCTGTACGCCAGTACGTCACGAGAATATTATGTCGTACTGGCATAGATAAAGACACACAAGTTTCATTCACCAACTGGTTCTCTCCGTCCCACCCACTTGACCCTTCCATCTTTTACCACCTGGAAACCTCTGTTGCTAGTTTCACCTCAAATCACCCCAGCCAGCTCGGCCTTAGATGCAACCGGAAGCTAGTGTTTCATGTGGTCGACGAGATACTCGTCGAAATTTTGAGACCCTATCTCAACCTTAAGCCGTGGGTTAGCTCAACAAGCGTTACACAATATGGTTACAAGGGATCAAAGCTGATCGACGTCGTGTGCTACAAACTCCAGAGCTTTCCGGGCGCTGATTGCCGTGTTCTAGAAGATATCGACGCATTGATCGACGAGGACTTGCCGGAGGCGAAGGTGCAGAGTGTAATGGCTCTGGCgtttgaagaagaaggagaaggggTGGTGAGGGAGATAGAGAAGGACATATTGGACACCCTAGTGCACGAAACGGCAATGTGCCTGCGATTTTGA